In the genome of Candidatus Abyssobacteria bacterium SURF_5, one region contains:
- a CDS encoding MaoC family dehydratase, with the protein MIEKSAIGKTTRTHSLEVEKGHIRRFAEAIGDENPLYRDEEYARRSRYGGIIAPPTFPTVFGFEGEKVMEGLQFDCARLLHGEQEYEYYQPIRPGDTMSYSTKIVNVDEKQGKSGPMDIVTTEMTGCNQKNERVFVARSTVVIRR; encoded by the coding sequence ATGATCGAGAAATCCGCTATTGGGAAAACAACTCGTACGCATTCGCTGGAGGTCGAGAAGGGCCACATCCGGCGGTTTGCGGAAGCGATCGGGGACGAGAACCCGTTGTACCGGGATGAAGAATACGCCCGCCGCAGCCGTTACGGCGGCATCATAGCGCCGCCGACTTTCCCCACTGTTTTCGGATTCGAGGGCGAGAAGGTAATGGAGGGCCTTCAGTTCGACTGCGCGCGCCTGCTGCACGGTGAACAGGAATACGAGTATTACCAGCCGATAAGGCCCGGTGACACGATGAGCTACAGCACGAAGATCGTGAACGTTGACGAGAAACAGGGCAAGAGCGGCCCGATGGATATCGTGACCACCGAGATGACCGGCTGCAATCAGAAGAACGAGCGAGTGTTCGTGGCTCGTTCCACCGTGGTAATAAGAAGATAA
- a CDS encoding dehydratase: protein MAGQTVYFDDVNVGDEIPSLAKDPITEVQLVKYAGASGDFNPIHTVHHYAEKAGLGGVIAHGMLSMGFVGQHVTRWMGEAGELKRLKVRFAAMTRPGDVITLKGKILGKRETGGDSLVDCELWAEKQDGTRTVAANATVALPRRK from the coding sequence ATGGCAGGCCAGACCGTTTATTTCGATGACGTGAATGTGGGCGATGAGATTCCAAGCCTCGCGAAAGACCCCATCACCGAAGTACAGCTTGTGAAATATGCCGGCGCCTCCGGCGACTTCAACCCGATCCACACGGTTCACCATTATGCCGAGAAAGCCGGCCTCGGCGGCGTTATCGCCCACGGCATGCTCAGCATGGGCTTCGTCGGACAGCATGTTACTCGCTGGATGGGCGAGGCAGGCGAATTGAAGCGCCTGAAGGTTCGATTCGCCGCCATGACGCGCCCGGGCGATGTCATTACCCTGAAAGGGAAAATCCTCGGCAAAAGGGAAACCGGCGGCGACAGCCTTGTGGACTGCGAGCTGTGGGCTGAGAAACAGGATGGTACAAGGACGGTTGCCGCCAATGCGACCGTTGCATTGCCGCGGAGAAAGTAA